One Melospiza georgiana isolate bMelGeo1 chromosome 12, bMelGeo1.pri, whole genome shotgun sequence genomic window carries:
- the PSMD10 gene encoding 26S proteasome non-ATPase regulatory subunit 10 isoform X1, translating into MEGAVSDVAVCNLAFAGRLEELRALLLRDRAQATRADQDHRTALHWACSAGHTDVAELLLGLGVPVNDKDDAGWTPLHIAASAGRDEIVKALIAKGAHVNAVNQNGCTPLHYAASKNKQEIAIMLLENGADPDATDHFESTPLHRAAAKGNLKMVQILVQHNATLDIRDSEGNTPLHLACDEERVEEAKLLVSHGASIHIENKEELTPLKVAKGGLGAILKRMVEG; encoded by the exons ATGGAGGGCGCGGTGTCGGACGTGGCCGTGTGTAACCTAGCGTTCGCGGGGCGCCTCGAGGAGCTGCGGGCGCTGCTGCTCCGCGACCGGGCCCAGGCCACGCGGGCCGACCAG GATCACCGCACCGCGCTGCACTGGGCCTGCTCGGCGGGACACACGGACGTGGCGGAGCTGCTGCTCGGGCTCGGCGTGCCTGTCAACGACAAGGACGAT GCTGGTTGGACTCCCCTGCACATTGCTGCTTCAGCAGGCCGTGATGAAATTGTGAAAGCCCTCATTGCTAAGGGTGCTCATGTAAATGCTGTCAATCAGAATGGCTGCACGCCCCTGCATTATGCAGCCTCCAAAAATAAGCAGGAG ATTGCAATCATGCTTTTGGAGAATGGGGCAGATCCAGATGCAACAGATCATTTTGAATCCACCCCGttacacagagcagcagccaaaggaAACCTAAAAATGGTACAGATCCTTGTGCAGCACAATGCAACTTTGGATATCCGGGACTCTGAAGGGAATACTCCTCT CCATTTAGCCTGCGATGAAGAGAGAGTGGAGGAGGCAAAGCTGCTGGTGTCCCATGGTGCAAGTATTCACATTGAGAATAAAGAAGAGCTGACCCCTCTGAAAGTGGCCAAGGgtggcctgggagccatccttAAAAGGATGGTGGAAGGCTAG
- the PSMD10 gene encoding 26S proteasome non-ATPase regulatory subunit 10 isoform X2, with the protein MEGAVSDVAVCNLAFAGRLEELRALLLRDRAQATRADQDHRTALHWACSAGHTDVAELLLGLGVPVNDKDDAGWTPLHIAASAGRDEIVKALIAKGAHVNAVNQNGCTPLHYAASKNKQEIAIMLLENGADPDATDHFESTPLHRAAAKGNLKMVQILVQHNATLDIRDSEGNTPLFADCRAKS; encoded by the exons ATGGAGGGCGCGGTGTCGGACGTGGCCGTGTGTAACCTAGCGTTCGCGGGGCGCCTCGAGGAGCTGCGGGCGCTGCTGCTCCGCGACCGGGCCCAGGCCACGCGGGCCGACCAG GATCACCGCACCGCGCTGCACTGGGCCTGCTCGGCGGGACACACGGACGTGGCGGAGCTGCTGCTCGGGCTCGGCGTGCCTGTCAACGACAAGGACGAT GCTGGTTGGACTCCCCTGCACATTGCTGCTTCAGCAGGCCGTGATGAAATTGTGAAAGCCCTCATTGCTAAGGGTGCTCATGTAAATGCTGTCAATCAGAATGGCTGCACGCCCCTGCATTATGCAGCCTCCAAAAATAAGCAGGAG ATTGCAATCATGCTTTTGGAGAATGGGGCAGATCCAGATGCAACAGATCATTTTGAATCCACCCCGttacacagagcagcagccaaaggaAACCTAAAAATGGTACAGATCCTTGTGCAGCACAATGCAACTTTGGATATCCGGGACTCTGAAGGGAATACTCCTCT CTTTGCTGACTGCAGAGCCAAATCCTAA